The genomic region aataaaattgaaaaaatagaggcagctcactggtaagtgctgccatttgagctatttttagaacaggccagctggctactcatctggtccttacagactacctggtgcccgtgggcaccgcggtggtgacccctgatgtagacttaCATGATCAACTTCATATTGCTTACAGAACTGTGTACCTTTTACCTTGAGTGTAAATTCCACTTCACCCCATTTGGTTGGGGTCCAAGCTGCTAACAGTAATGCAATAATCCAATaatggtatagctcagttggtaaagTGGCCCGGGCTAGCAACTTGATTGTTCCAGGTCCGatacccgcttctgccattcgagtcactgccgatgtgtccttgggcaagacactttacccacctgatctCTGTGCCAACCACACTagtgtcaatcaatgtttatttaaatagccctaaatcacagtgtctcaaagggctgcaaaagccacaacgacatactcggttcagagcccacatcaaggcaaggaaaaactcaacccagtgggatgacaatgagaaaccttggagatgaccgcagatatgagagtccagtccatagtggatctaacataatagtgaaagtccagtccatagtggatctaacataataatgagagtccagtccatagtggatataacataatagtgtgatagtccagtccatagtccatagtggatataacataatagtgtgagggtccagtccatagtggatctaacataataatgacagtctagtccatagtggatctaacataatagtgagagtccagtccatagtggatctaacataatagtgagagtccagtcaatagtggatctagcataatagtgagagtccagtcaatagtggatctaacataatagtgagagtccagtcaatagtggggccagcaggggaccatcctgagcggagacgggtcagcagcgcagagatgtccccaaccgactcacaggcgagcggtccacctcgGGCCCCGACTCTGGACAGGCAGCACTTCATTCATGGGAACCAAACATGTGCCCCACCTCCatgagggagaggggggcagagcagaaaataaaataaacggcagatcaactgatctaaaaggaGAGtgtatttgaaggctagagtatacaaatgaattttaagatgggacttaaatgcttctactgaggtagcatctctaactgttaccgggagggcattccagagtactggagctcaaatagaaaacgctgtatagcctgcagactttttttgggctctgggaatcactaataagccagagttattaaaacgcagatttcttgccgggacatatggtacaatacaatcagcaagataggatggagtgtagtattttatacgcaagtagtaagaccttaaagtcacatcttaagtgcacaggaagccagtgcaggtaagCCAGTATAGGAGTAATATGATCAaaccttgttcttgtcaaaagtctagctgccgcattttgtaccaactttaatcttttaatgctagacatggggagacccgaaaataaaacgttaaagtaatcgagacgagacgtaacgaacacattaataatgatctcagcgttgcaagtggacaaaatggaaccaattttagcgatattacgcggatgaaagaaggccgttttgatgtgtgactcaaacgagagagttgagtcgaagataatacccaaattctttacagagtccccttgtgtaattgtttggttgtcaaatgttaaggtagtattaattaataggtgtcggtgtctagcaggaccgataatcagcatttccggtttaaaaatgtaacttagatattggtgtaggagcctaaatactgtttaagttaatttacattttatggaaggtgctttatgtttattcagccacaaggagactatttactttatttgcatcaTAAGAAAGttgatatattgaatgcttagagtaattatataaagctcactttaattttaattattacatttgtcaaaattatttgatgacgtaactgttttaattgcatatatggcagaaggatctgtgtggcaaggtggtttttggacgcaaggtgtcatgggtaatggcagtcatgtgcggtggaatcgagccacacagttttttgacctcactcatacttattctcattcatactttttctaactcgtactgcaacaaactctctttattttgtcattcatttgttcccacatcgtgactgttttatgttttgaattattaagatcacaagtaaaccatacaaaccaagaagaacgtctggagttttgttttgttgttgccgcagcaaggggagtgaatgtgatagtagaggagcgtcaagcttaaggttactttaggaatctacaattgggtttcacaatgtaaagcgctttgagtcactggagaaaagcgctatttaaatatctGTCACACTAATCCATTTGTATTTTCAGGTTTCCCCTTGCGCGTCCAGATATTTGTGGCAAATGGGTGTCCGCAATGAGGAGGAACAACTTCAAGCCCACCAAGTACAGTAACATCTGCTCGCAGCACTTCACCAAAGACTGCTTCAAGAGAGAATGTAACAACCGTGTTCTCAAGGAGAACGCTGTGCCGTCGCTCTTTAACTTCAACCTCAAGGTGAACCGCGCTCGATGACTGGCTCTCACTGCACATTCAAATTTCCCCATTTAATTGATTGTTTTATACAAATTCGATATAGAAATAAGTGAGCTTGTCAAGATACCGGTATTTTAATAGTCAATTCCGATACTTATTGATTTCCACAATTCTCAATCATTTTTCGATACCACAACAGAGGTTGTAAACACAGAACCCTTGTACAATTAAATTCACTGCTTTATTGAAAAGTGTTTCAATATGTTAATTATTTAAGatcactgtgcttcaacattatttttcattatttcatTATTTGAAAGTAGCAGCTACCAAAAGGTAAatagagacttagacttccttttattgtcattaaaatgtgaactttacagtacagataagaacgaaattttgttgcattagctcgttgtagtgcggTATAAAAAATCAATAagatgcagatataaataaatttaacgtacagataaatatattgcacttttgcatatgcatccacgtttatggatgtatattatattgtctttatattccagcaagttaatccattttggggggaattgagaggattattatgatgctttcaagagtcttacggcctgagggaagaagctgttgcaGAACctctgctacagaggctgcggaacctctttctagactccagcagtgaaaacagtgcTTGGTGGGGGTGGAAGGAgtatctacagattttctgagccctggtcaggcagcggctttttgcaatttccacgataggaggaagaggagtcccgatgatcttttccgccgacCTCCCCACTCTTCAAAGactaactaaactaaactaaactaactaTATATTCAAAAAAGAACAGTTGTTCTGCAGTCTTCCAgtatataaaaacaaacaatactgtgcTTATAAATATGCTTATAGATAACATTTGTCGAATATTTTACATTCTAAAAAGTACAGTTGTGGTGGGGAGCCTTTAAGTAGATACAACAaccaatattgtttttaatatgctTTCAGTCTGGTGGTAGCATgaggtacttttttggcaccgactAAATCCCGTCGGTCCTACAGGGCACCAATCCACGTAAAATCAAACGGGGTCATGTTACGGTACCTAAGTTGCGTGTGACATCACGCCCGGTTGCTGACTCTTCGCACTTCGGCACTTGGCGattactccagcagcactgagagcgtaATCAGCCAAACTCGCTCTAGGTAAAGTTGttattttcaatgccaacaaagaaattgacatACAAATACTCCAATGTAAGTAAGGGTAATGCTAATACAcgttggctttgctattgacatgatATTGagtagcattagcaattttacatgatgATTTCAACAACTCCAAATTTGTTATTGAAAACTAAAACTAAGATGCACGCTACAATTAAATCAGCTGGTGCGTACCAGGAGCCATacctacagtattaacactttttagggcacaactaaaaacacaccataaactatacactaaaACAAGAgctaacaactggacagcagtcgtcataatcagctcatttttaaatgtggcaataaaATAAGAGATTTCACCATCAACCACAATTCATATCtcgtaacacacacaaaagtaacaaAAATGGGCACCGTTGAGTACTGGTATCCATTGCCAGGTGCCGTTCAAATATGAACTATACCCCTACCTAGTCGTCATGTCCTTTGTTAGGAAATAGGTTCATTAAAaggctaaaatgtatttaaagacaaatcattttttctatttgttattagtatcaacattttGTTACACCTTAGTGTTATATTTTCCTATTTTTGCTGTTCATTTTATTTCTACAATGAGCCATGGGTACATAAAAAAAGAGTTGCTTTCAGCAAGTAGCCCCCAGGCCACATTTTGCCCTCCTGGCAAAATAAGTTAACCAGTGGTGTTCAAAGTGTTGCCAAACATAGGGTGTCACAAAGATGTTTTTTCTGCACTTACAGAAGTGATAATGGCTAGCTTGCACGCTGTGGTAATGCACACTCCCTGGTATGGCTGGACAATTAATACCATTTTTATTTTGATGTGTATATGGCTTCTCATGATTAGGAAAATATTATCGAAAATATCTGCGCTTGTGACAATGACTCAGATGTAGAGGGAATGAGTGGCGGAAAAAAATCATGTGGACTTGAAGTTTGGGGTCTCACCAaggttgctactttttatttgacatgcCGCTAATATATCTCATCAGCAATCACTGAACTCAGCAAAAAAGTAAGTAATAGGATTTACATGACAGACAGAGTCACATAGCTGGCCAATAATCCGCTGTTAAACGCAGAATGACGAAAAGTTTTGGTGGTGCAgtaaatactcatgttttcaaatgaattaataattgtgtaattaatcgtgattataatattatttaaaataatcgtgattattattattattattattattattattattattattatttattcaatcaacattaaaaaacacaagatacacttacaattagtgcaccaacccaaaaaaaactcccttccCCATTTACACTCATTCACACTTATTCACActaaagggttgtttctttctgttatTAATGTTTTGGGTCCTACAATATACATCAATTCAATCTGCAAAGGATACATACAGTCcgtgaaacacacatgattgtgcgGGCTGCTGCTCCACTAATAGTACTAAACTTCAACAGTTAATTTTACTGATTTTCATTAATTACTAGTTTCTATGTagctgtttttatattgttttactttcttttttattcaagaaaatattttttattttttaatcttattCTTCTaatcttttataaaaaaaaatgactttatcttcaccagaccaggttgtcaatGAATTTAGATTGTTTAAAGGGTTcgtaaaaccaggtccagtccagattatgtccaggtTGGATGATTATTATTTTTCGCCATAATGGTCCAACCCAACTCCCTGGGCGGATCTGTACTCTCACTCGCACAAAGTACTTTAATCCATCCATGACCCCGACCCCCCACCCCTCCACCTCCAAGATAGATATTAATAGACTTAAAAGAAACAGAAGGTGAAGTTAACTGGCatcacttcaagttgatgatagCAATATtcttttgatttatttttcatcTGAGCCAATTCTTTCACCAACCCAATCGAAGCTGGGACCGAGCGCTCAagagtttttatttgttttcctCTCTGACAGTCGGAATGTCTGGAGGATCCCTTTTCCTCTGAGATCCACTTCCCCCTCTCGTTTCCTTTGACCTCCGACACTGTCATGGAGGAGGTGGAGTCCGAACCCGCCAGGAGTCTGCCAGATGCCCACGGCGACACGGTGGTGGTCTCCTGTGACCACAACTACACGGCCGAGGACTCTGCGCGGCAGAAGAAGCGCATCCAGCAGCTGGAGGAGCAGCTGGAGCTTCTGAGGAAGAAGCTGAAAACCACCCAGCAGAAGTGTCGCCGTCAGGAGAGACAGCTCAAGAGTTTGAGGGTCTCCTGCAAGACAGTCAAGACAGCGTGTGACACGCCACTTTCTTTTAGTGAGGGTTACGTCATTTTACCCAAACACATCAACCAAACTCTCAAAGACGTTGAGTAACACATTTACTGAGACTTAAAATACACTAATTATCCTGAACTGTTGGTGGGGCTACTGAGCATGAAGGCTGTCAATTGAAGAGCCCACCTAAGGAACATCGACCTTAAAATCAACTATCATGGAAAATGTTGTTTCTGACTAATTAATGACTTGCATTGTTGCCGCGACAATTGAGTTCATCAACAGATCTTTTGCACATCCAATATTATGTATTTGGTAAACAATAATATGTTGTATTTCATCCGATCTGACTATCATTCCTTCATTTGTTTTTCCAGTTGAAACCAAAACTACAAAACCCAAcaattttttactttcattttttaaacaaagattttttcaacaacaaatacctccATCCTTTTCCTGATTTGTCAtctagatatccatccatccattgtattCCGCTTTTACGAGGTAAAAGGCAGCAGCCtatgcagagaagcccagacttccctctccccagccacttcgtcctgcTCCTTCTGGGGGAtccaaggcattcccaggccagccaggagacatagtctttccaacgtgtcctggttcttccTTGTggaagggaggcgttcgggtgtcatcctgaccagatgcccgaaccaccttatctgtctcctttcgatgtggaggagcaccaCCTTtgctctgagctcctcccggatggcagagcttctcaccctatctctaagggagagcaccgccacccgactaaggaaactcattttggccacttctacctgtgatcttgtcctttcagtcaaaccccaaaacttatgaccataggtgacgtTGGGAAtgaagatcgaccggtaaaccgagagctttgccttccggctcagctccttctttaccacaacggatcgatacagcattcGTATTAaggaagacgccgcaccgatccgcttgtcgatctcacaatcaaCCTTTCtcctactcgtgaacaagacgcaGAGGTACTTGACCTTCTCCTCTTGGGGAAAGAGCTCTTCttcaacccagagatggcactctccccttttccgggcgagaaccatagacttggtcttggaggtgctgattctcatcccagtcgcttcactgCAAACcaattcagtgagagctgaagatcctggccagatgaagccagccggaccacatcatctgcaaaaagcagagacctaatcctgcagccaccaaatcagaacccctcaacaccctgactgcaccaagcaattctgtccataaaagttatgaacagaatcggtgacaaagggcagccttggcggagtccaaccctcactgaaaacgggtctgacttactgccggcaatgctgaCCAAGCTCTAACACCGGTCATatagggagcagaccgccacaatcagacagtccgataccccatactctctgagcactcctcacaggacttcccgggggacacggttgaattccttctccaagtccacaaagcacatgtagactggttgggcaaactcccgtgcacccacaaggaccctgctgagactatagaactggtccacagttccacgacaaggatgaaaaccacactgctcgacctggatccgaggttcgactatgcggcgtagcctcctctccagttcacctgaatagaccttaccgggaaggctgaggagtgccACGGGCATTCAGTGATGGTTTTCAGCCTTGTCGCTTATGATCAGGGATTTCTCTAAATCTCCAAATTCCTACCAAtacctcgtcgagaaatgttgttcttaaactttgacAATTTggccacgcatttgttcacaaagtagtgaccctcaccctatccttgtttgtgaatgactgagcatttcatggaagctgcttttatacccaatcatggcacccacctgttcccaattagcccgttcacctgtaggatgttccaaataag from Nerophis ophidion isolate RoL-2023_Sa linkage group LG17, RoL_Noph_v1.0, whole genome shotgun sequence harbors:
- the LOC133536381 gene encoding THAP domain-containing protein 1-like, whose protein sequence is MVQTCSAYGCKNRYHKDKDISFHKFPLARPDICGKWVSAMRRNNFKPTKYSNICSQHFTKDCFKRECNNRVLKENAVPSLFNFNLKSECLEDPFSSEIHFPLSFPLTSDTVMEEVESEPARSLPDAHGDTVVVSCDHNYTAEDSARQKKRIQQLEEQLELLRKKLKTTQQKCRRQERQLKSLRVSCKTVKTACDTPLSFSEGYVILPKHINQTLKDVE